A single window of Candidatus Methanomethylicota archaeon DNA harbors:
- a CDS encoding ATP-binding protein has translation MILSIKTKLLISFTTMLILFIIINSLILPYTEIRIYFSIMSIVTIILSTIYTLYINKVAFLPIEKIDKFLTKIIMEGEFSNRLKISGGKEINRLVNTINMLLSELENLIQKERKIFENKLEAFKLEYNKKIEDFLNITKSIVLTWSIDGKVKKINNYGLNLLGFSDLEILEKNIEEIFKISIHDLFQKKSHISEIVKKDGSKIWIKWTHKIIEENGEIVIISIGEDITEKINIKNLEIKKARITNNFYEKLISKRDSLNEILEVVINESIQLTESKSGLLWILEGNEGWACIIKNGIKEIINLSSINLKNKIFEIKEPIIENSSYIYIPEIDFKTNRYLIIPCNLKNIKAGILVCDKDFNYDNEDLEIINLISKYFILTIERYKLEEKFRKNIEEIITIFDSIDNPIYVVDINTHEILYANKYLCNILSENPIGKICYKELKNSNKPCEYCINDALLKQGIFKWDEYNEKFKKYYSNISRLIKWPDGRIVKFEYAIDISDRKYLEEQLKNKIIELENYSRNLENIVEEKSKALVEKERLATIGEMALMIGHDLRNPLQAIVYSLYLIKKNNGNSIEKYIESISNSVEYMNKIVSDLQDFARPIKMKVKNEKIKQVFENTLSLVKIPDNIKLIIDVDSNIEGEIDERLISRALINLIINAIQAMPNGGILRLSAKIENNWIKIIIEDTGMGMSKEVLNNLFKPFYTTKPKGMGLGLCIVKRFIEEHGGKIFVESELGKGTKFTIEIPRKIQY, from the coding sequence ATGATACTTTCAATAAAAACTAAACTTCTCATAAGCTTTACTACAATGTTAATTTTATTTATAATTATTAATTCCTTAATATTGCCATATACAGAAATTAGAATTTATTTTTCAATAATGTCAATAGTAACAATAATTCTTTCTACTATATATACACTATACATAAATAAAGTTGCATTTTTACCAATTGAAAAAATAGATAAATTTCTTACTAAAATTATAATGGAAGGAGAGTTTTCAAATAGATTAAAAATTTCTGGTGGAAAAGAAATTAATAGATTAGTAAATACAATTAATATGTTATTATCTGAACTTGAAAATTTAATACAAAAAGAAAGAAAAATTTTTGAGAATAAATTAGAAGCTTTTAAATTAGAATATAATAAGAAAATTGAAGATTTTCTAAATATTACAAAATCCATAGTTTTGACTTGGAGTATAGATGGAAAAGTTAAAAAAATTAATAATTATGGATTAAATTTACTTGGTTTTTCAGATTTAGAAATTTTAGAGAAGAATATTGAAGAAATTTTTAAAATTTCTATACATGATTTATTTCAAAAAAAATCGCACATAAGTGAAATTGTAAAAAAAGATGGATCAAAAATTTGGATTAAATGGACTCATAAAATTATTGAAGAAAATGGTGAAATAGTAATAATTTCCATAGGAGAAGATATTACTGAAAAAATAAATATTAAAAATTTAGAAATTAAAAAAGCAAGAATAACAAATAATTTTTATGAAAAATTAATTTCTAAAAGAGATTCTTTAAATGAAATTTTAGAAGTTGTTATTAATGAATCTATTCAACTTACAGAATCAAAAAGTGGATTATTATGGATATTAGAAGGAAATGAAGGATGGGCTTGTATTATTAAAAATGGAATTAAAGAAATAATAAATTTAAGTTCAATTAATTTAAAAAATAAAATATTTGAAATTAAAGAACCTATTATAGAAAATTCTTCATATATTTATATACCAGAAATTGATTTTAAAACTAACAGATATTTAATAATTCCATGCAATTTGAAAAATATAAAAGCAGGAATTCTTGTATGTGATAAAGATTTTAACTATGATAATGAAGATCTTGAAATAATTAATCTTATTTCTAAGTACTTTATTTTAACTATAGAAAGATATAAACTTGAAGAAAAATTTAGAAAGAATATTGAAGAAATTATTACAATATTTGATAGTATAGATAATCCAATATATGTAGTAGATATAAATACTCATGAAATTTTATATGCAAATAAATATTTGTGTAATATATTAAGTGAAAATCCTATAGGAAAAATATGCTATAAAGAATTAAAGAATTCTAACAAACCATGTGAATATTGTATAAATGATGCTCTTTTAAAACAAGGTATTTTTAAATGGGATGAATATAATGAAAAATTTAAAAAATATTATAGTAACATTAGTAGATTAATTAAATGGCCTGATGGAAGAATTGTAAAATTTGAATATGCTATTGATATTAGTGATAGAAAATACTTAGAAGAACAACTTAAAAATAAAATTATTGAATTAGAAAATTATAGTAGAAATTTAGAAAACATTGTTGAAGAAAAATCAAAAGCATTAGTTGAAAAAGAAAGACTTGCAACAATAGGTGAAATGGCATTAATGATAGGACATGATCTTAGAAATCCTCTTCAAGCTATAGTATATTCATTATATTTAATCAAAAAGAATAATGGTAATTCAATTGAAAAATATATTGAAAGTATTTCTAATTCTGTAGAATATATGAATAAAATAGTATCAGATCTCCAAGATTTTGCAAGACCAATAAAAATGAAAGTAAAAAATGAAAAAATAAAACAAGTTTTTGAAAATACTCTATCATTAGTAAAAATACCAGATAATATAAAATTAATAATTGATGTTGATTCTAATATAGAAGGAGAGATTGATGAAAGATTAATTTCAAGAGCACTTATTAATTTAATAATAAATGCAATACAAGCAATGCCTAATGGAGGAATTTTAAGACTTTCTGCAAAAATAGAAAATAATTGGATTAAAATAATTATTGAAGATACAGGAATGGGGATGAGTAAAGAAGTTCTTAATAATTTATTCAAACCTTTCTATACAACAAAACCAAAAGGAATGGGGTTAGGCCTTTGTATTGTAAAGAGATTTATAGAAGAACATGGAGGAAAAATCTTTGTTGAATCAGAATTAGGAAAAGGAACTAAATTTACAATAGAAATACCTAGAAAAATTCAATATTAA
- a CDS encoding NAD-dependent epimerase/dehydratase family protein, which yields MKIIVTGGCGFIGSNLVEQLVKDGYEVIIFDNLSTGNLKNIEGLNVKFFNKPYEKMSELVSNIDIIFHLGMPSSSPMYKNNPELVGKTINDAIAIFEYARKNNCKIVYASTSSLYNGNIPPYKEDMPIYVTDYYTECRYAIERLAMLYNKLYGVKSVGLRLFSVYGPKEEYKKEYANIISQFLWLIKQNKPPIIYGDGNQTRDFIHVLDVVKAFILAMEKDFEYEIFNIGTGKAYSFNDVINLINKILEKNIKPIYKPNPIKNYVYHTLADTSKAEKILEFKAKINLEDGIKSLIK from the coding sequence ATGAAAATTATTGTAACTGGTGGATGTGGCTTTATTGGAAGTAATCTTGTTGAACAATTAGTAAAAGATGGTTATGAAGTAATAATTTTTGATAATTTAAGTACTGGTAATTTAAAAAATATTGAAGGATTAAATGTAAAATTCTTTAATAAGCCATATGAAAAAATGAGTGAATTAGTATCTAATATAGATATAATTTTTCACTTAGGCATGCCATCTTCTTCACCAATGTATAAAAATAATCCTGAATTAGTAGGTAAAACAATAAATGATGCTATAGCAATATTTGAATATGCTCGAAAAAATAATTGCAAAATTGTATATGCAAGCACTAGTAGTCTATATAATGGTAATATACCACCATATAAAGAAGATATGCCAATATATGTAACAGATTATTATACAGAATGTAGATATGCAATTGAGAGATTAGCTATGTTATACAATAAGCTATATGGAGTTAAATCTGTGGGATTAAGGCTTTTTAGTGTTTATGGACCAAAAGAAGAATATAAAAAAGAATATGCTAATATAATTTCACAATTTTTATGGCTTATAAAACAAAATAAACCTCCAATAATATATGGTGATGGAAATCAAACACGTGATTTTATACATGTATTAGATGTAGTTAAAGCTTTTATTCTTGCTATGGAAAAAGATTTTGAATATGAAATATTCAATATTGGAACTGGTAAAGCATATAGTTTTAATGATGTAATAAATTTAATTAATAAAATTCTTGAAAAGAATATAAAGCCAATTTATAAACCAAATCCAATTAAAAATTATGTTTATCATACATTAGCAGATACTTCTAAAGCTGAAAAAATTTTAGAATTTAAAGCAAAAATAAATCTTGAAGATGGAATAAAAAGTTTAATAAAATAA
- a CDS encoding GIY-YIG nuclease family protein translates to MKGCYALILYLNKAYNIEIGRKFFYLEKGVYVYIGSALGGINGRLNRHLRTFMNIIKNKHWHIDYLLPKSQLLYIIYCYSNERLECIIVKKLRNFGFLIINGFGNSDCKSKCGGHLIHMGSEIDKAMDYVKLTFSSLGLKYYLF, encoded by the coding sequence ATGAAAGGTTGTTATGCTTTAATATTATATTTAAATAAAGCATATAATATTGAAATAGGAAGGAAGTTTTTTTATTTAGAAAAAGGAGTTTATGTTTACATAGGATCGGCTTTGGGTGGAATTAATGGTAGATTAAATAGACATTTAAGAACATTTATGAATATTATAAAAAATAAACATTGGCATATAGACTATCTTTTACCAAAATCTCAATTATTATACATAATTTATTGTTATTCTAATGAAAGATTAGAGTGTATAATTGTTAAAAAATTAAGAAATTTTGGTTTTTTAATAATAAATGGTTTTGGAAATAGTGATTGTAAATCTAAATGTGGTGGTCATTTAATACATATGGGAAGTGAAATAGATAAAGCCATGGATTATGTTAAATTAACATTTTCATCACTTGGTCTTAAATATTATTTATTTTAA
- a CDS encoding DUF2286 domain-containing protein produces MEVVIIRAKEGNIISKTREKGDLKEVVKKKVMEALSLWNVEKADFTVIRDPQYPISVKLPITKEQYEIYSQYNMSRTPEGTVVFHIPVYIISFDNEYTDDNYIDKEVFVIAPALDEKAEEALLELALQTTSPEEEEL; encoded by the coding sequence TTGGAAGTAGTAATAATAAGAGCTAAAGAAGGAAATATTATTTCAAAAACAAGGGAAAAAGGAGATTTAAAAGAAGTAGTAAAAAAGAAAGTAATGGAAGCTTTATCTCTTTGGAATGTTGAAAAAGCAGATTTTACTGTAATAAGAGATCCTCAATATCCAATATCAGTAAAATTACCAATAACTAAAGAACAATATGAAATCTATTCACAATACAATATGTCAAGAACTCCAGAAGGAACTGTTGTTTTTCATATTCCAGTTTATATAATATCTTTTGATAATGAATATACTGATGATAATTATATTGATAAAGAAGTATTCGTAATTGCACCAGCATTAGATGAAAAAGCTGAAGAAGCTCTTCTTGAATTAGCTCTTCAAACTACAAGTCCTGAGGAAGAAGAATTATAA
- a CDS encoding threonine--tRNA ligase: MRILLIHADFIEYNVIEPAIEEPEPLENKYERFEECLVVFCSIEKIDEENPKDVVELATKSIIEHANIIGVKMIVLYPYAHLSSNLATPKIAINILKELKNSLKSLIEVKSAPFGWYKSFTIKCKGHPLSELSRTILPSKRKEKKEEKITPSSLLILMPDGREIPIDLSKPETFLNLNIETPLLQLIKNEAGLKEEHGPPAHIKLMKRFELVDYEPASDIGHFRFYPKGLIIKESLEEFANELAIKELKALKIETPMLYKLDEPDIAEQVEKFRERDYRLKIDNKEFTLRFAGDFGLFRMMKDVIMSYKQLPIRVYELSHSFRLEQSGECVGLKRLRAFTMPDIHCFCININQGLSEYKLLFEKYTELTNAMEIEYAIAFRIVKEFYEKNKDWLISLLKIVNKPALIELLPEMKHYWIIKHEYQAIDSTGGNIQLSTVQLDIEDATRYGITYIDENGQKKGCIILHSSMGSIERWMGVILEQAIKNQKSGKVPKLPLWLSPIQVRIIPVSMNYLNKALEIASKISQASIRVDVDDREESVSKKIRDAEMEWIPYIIVIGEKEITSNELSIRIRGEGIFKKELNSLISEILEKISSKPKIPLCLPMLLSMRPKFS, encoded by the coding sequence ATGAGAATACTTTTAATTCATGCAGATTTCATAGAATATAATGTTATAGAACCTGCTATTGAAGAACCAGAACCACTTGAGAATAAATATGAAAGATTTGAAGAATGTTTAGTAGTTTTTTGTTCTATAGAAAAAATTGATGAAGAAAATCCTAAAGATGTAGTAGAATTAGCTACAAAATCAATAATTGAACATGCTAATATAATAGGTGTAAAAATGATTGTTCTCTATCCATATGCTCATTTATCTTCAAATTTAGCAACTCCAAAAATAGCAATTAATATACTTAAAGAATTAAAGAATTCTTTAAAATCATTAATAGAAGTAAAATCTGCTCCATTTGGTTGGTATAAATCATTTACAATAAAGTGTAAAGGACATCCATTAAGTGAACTTTCTAGAACAATTTTACCATCAAAAAGAAAAGAGAAAAAAGAAGAGAAAATTACTCCAAGTAGTCTTTTAATTTTAATGCCAGATGGAAGAGAAATACCAATAGATTTATCAAAACCAGAAACTTTTTTGAATTTAAATATAGAAACTCCATTATTACAATTAATAAAAAATGAAGCTGGATTAAAAGAAGAACATGGCCCACCTGCTCATATAAAACTTATGAAAAGATTTGAACTTGTTGATTATGAACCTGCTTCAGATATTGGACATTTTAGATTTTATCCTAAAGGTTTAATAATTAAAGAAAGTCTTGAAGAATTTGCAAATGAACTTGCAATTAAAGAACTTAAAGCTCTTAAAATTGAAACTCCTATGCTTTATAAACTTGATGAACCTGATATAGCAGAACAAGTTGAAAAATTTAGAGAAAGAGATTATAGATTAAAAATTGATAATAAAGAATTTACTCTTAGATTTGCTGGAGATTTTGGACTTTTTAGAATGATGAAAGATGTTATTATGAGTTATAAACAACTCCCTATTAGAGTTTATGAACTTTCTCACTCTTTTAGACTTGAACAAAGTGGTGAATGTGTAGGTTTAAAAAGATTAAGAGCATTTACAATGCCAGATATTCATTGTTTTTGTATAAATATTAATCAAGGTTTATCAGAATATAAACTACTTTTTGAAAAATATACTGAATTAACAAATGCTATGGAAATAGAATATGCCATAGCTTTTAGAATTGTAAAAGAATTTTATGAAAAAAATAAAGATTGGTTAATATCTTTACTTAAAATTGTTAATAAACCTGCTTTAATTGAACTACTTCCAGAAATGAAACATTATTGGATTATAAAACATGAATATCAAGCAATTGATTCAACAGGAGGAAATATTCAACTTTCAACTGTTCAACTTGATATTGAAGATGCTACTAGATATGGAATTACATATATAGATGAAAATGGTCAAAAGAAAGGTTGTATAATACTTCATAGTTCAATGGGCTCAATTGAACGTTGGATGGGGGTAATATTAGAACAAGCAATTAAAAATCAAAAATCTGGAAAAGTTCCAAAACTTCCATTATGGTTAAGTCCAATTCAAGTGAGAATTATACCTGTAAGTATGAATTATTTAAATAAAGCTTTAGAAATAGCTTCAAAAATTTCTCAAGCTTCTATAAGAGTTGATGTAGATGATAGAGAAGAAAGTGTTTCTAAAAAAATAAGAGATGCTGAAATGGAATGGATTCCTTATATAATAGTTATTGGAGAAAAAGAAATAACTTCAAATGAACTTTCAATTAGAATTAGAGGAGAAGGAATATTTAAAAAAGAATTAAATTCATTAATATCAGAAATTTTAGAAAAAATATCATCAAAGCCAAAAATTCCACTTTGTCTTCCTATGTTATTATCCATGAGGCCAAAATTTAGCTAA
- a CDS encoding DNA-directed DNA polymerase I, translating to MTITLDRFIIKKEEKKEEKKKEEKEEKKEEEDLEEEELEETIEEELEEIIEKTYFEAETPTNTGILYLLSISYDANKNKAFLKLYDPEKGKIVFWYDDTNHKPYLFTNQSIDELRLNPKIISHPGFEKFEEVEKYDLLYDRKIKLVKVIAKDPLSIGGRKDSLREIIENTWEDNIRYHECYTYDMDLIPGYTYMIKDGKLLRINQYKISDEIKEIFKDLPEERLKYLLEWLPLLSTPVPDYRRIAIDIEVISEHVDRIPDPHTAKNPIVCVSLASSDGLNKVLILKRNNINEGVRPQELPENVEIEYFDNELSLIKEVFKYLIEYPIVLTFNGDGFDLHYIWKRAQVLGMRKEEIPIIIGRDVALLPIGIHIDLYKFFHNHAIQVYAFGNAYREVTLDSIANSLLNIKKIQIEKSIAELDYLQLASYCYRDAYIVLKLTTENSNLIMNLITMIMRISRMSMEDVVRQGISKWIKSMLYHEHRIKGFLIPRQSDIELLKGVASTTAIIKGKKYMGAIVIRPESDVYFNVIVLDFASLYPSIISKWNLSYETVRCIHEECKSNIVPDTKHWICKKRIGLMSLIIGMLRDVRVKWFKHKSKDPSIPENERNWYKVVQQALKVFLNASYGVFGSEVFPLYCLPLAESTTAIGRYIIKETISKAREMGLKVIYADTDSLFIHNPTEEQIYKLQEWAEFNFGIDLEIDKKYVFVTFSGRKKNYLGLLDNGVVDIKGLVGKKRNTPVFLKQAFSEMTQILKEVKTPEDFKYAKEKIKEIIQNCYINLKNRKYTLDDLAFRVMLSRPPEKYVKTTPQHVKAARQLQEKGKEVKPGDIISFVKIQGSLGVKPVQLARLDEIDIEKYIGHIQSTFEQVLDALGIEFDEIIGSKKLEFFTN from the coding sequence ATAAAGCATTTTTAAAATTATATGATCCAGAAAAAGGTAAAATTGTATTTTGGTATGATGATACTAACCATAAACCTTATCTTTTTACTAATCAATCTATAGATGAACTTCGTTTAAATCCAAAAATAATTTCACATCCAGGATTTGAAAAATTTGAAGAAGTAGAGAAATATGATTTACTTTATGATAGAAAAATTAAATTAGTAAAAGTTATAGCAAAAGATCCTCTTTCTATTGGAGGAAGAAAAGATAGTTTAAGAGAAATTATTGAAAATACTTGGGAAGATAATATAAGATATCATGAATGTTATACTTATGACATGGATTTAATACCTGGTTATACATATATGATAAAAGATGGTAAACTCTTAAGAATTAATCAATATAAAATTTCAGATGAAATAAAAGAAATATTTAAAGATCTTCCTGAAGAAAGACTTAAATATTTATTAGAATGGCTTCCTTTATTATCTACTCCTGTTCCTGATTATAGAAGAATTGCAATTGATATAGAAGTTATATCTGAACATGTAGATAGAATACCAGATCCACATACTGCTAAAAATCCCATAGTGTGTGTTTCATTAGCTTCATCAGATGGTTTAAATAAAGTTTTAATTTTAAAAAGAAATAATATAAATGAAGGAGTAAGACCTCAAGAACTTCCAGAAAATGTTGAAATTGAATATTTTGATAATGAATTATCATTAATCAAAGAAGTATTTAAGTACTTAATTGAATATCCCATAGTATTAACATTTAATGGTGATGGTTTTGATTTACATTATATTTGGAAAAGAGCTCAAGTACTTGGAATGAGAAAAGAAGAAATACCAATAATAATAGGAAGAGATGTAGCATTACTTCCAATAGGAATTCACATTGATCTTTATAAATTCTTTCATAATCATGCTATTCAAGTTTATGCTTTTGGAAATGCTTATAGAGAAGTAACTTTAGATTCAATTGCTAATTCTTTACTTAATATAAAGAAAATACAAATAGAGAAAAGTATAGCAGAACTTGATTATCTTCAATTAGCATCTTATTGCTATAGAGATGCTTATATTGTTCTTAAACTTACAACTGAAAATTCTAATTTAATTATGAATTTAATAACTATGATAATGAGAATTTCTAGAATGTCTATGGAAGATGTTGTTAGACAAGGAATATCAAAATGGATAAAAAGTATGTTATATCATGAACATAGAATTAAAGGTTTTTTAATTCCTCGTCAAAGTGATATAGAATTACTTAAAGGAGTAGCTTCTACAACAGCTATAATAAAAGGAAAGAAGTATATGGGAGCAATTGTAATAAGACCTGAATCTGATGTATATTTTAATGTTATAGTTTTAGATTTTGCAAGTCTATATCCAAGTATTATATCAAAATGGAATCTTAGTTATGAAACTGTGAGATGTATTCATGAAGAATGTAAATCAAATATAGTTCCAGATACAAAACATTGGATTTGTAAAAAAAGAATAGGTTTAATGTCTTTAATAATTGGAATGTTAAGAGATGTAAGAGTTAAATGGTTTAAACATAAATCTAAAGATCCTTCTATTCCAGAAAATGAAAGAAATTGGTATAAAGTAGTACAACAAGCATTAAAAGTATTTTTAAATGCATCTTATGGAGTTTTTGGATCTGAAGTATTTCCATTATATTGCTTACCACTTGCTGAAAGTACTACTGCTATAGGAAGATATATAATAAAAGAAACAATAAGTAAAGCAAGAGAAATGGGATTAAAAGTAATTTATGCTGATACTGATAGTTTATTTATACATAATCCTACAGAAGAACAAATTTATAAACTTCAAGAATGGGCAGAATTTAATTTTGGAATTGATCTTGAAATTGATAAAAAATATGTTTTTGTTACTTTTTCTGGAAGAAAAAAGAATTATCTTGGATTATTAGATAATGGTGTTGTTGATATAAAAGGTTTAGTAGGAAAAAAGCGAAATACTCCAGTATTTTTAAAACAAGCATTTTCTGAAATGACTCAAATATTAAAAGAAGTTAAAACTCCTGAAGATTTTAAATATGCTAAAGAAAAAATAAAAGAAATAATTCAAAATTGTTATATTAATTTAAAGAATAGAAAATATACATTAGATGATCTTGCTTTTAGAGTAATGTTATCTCGTCCACCTGAAAAATATGTAAAAACTACTCCACAACATGTTAAAGCTGCAAGACAACTTCAAGAAAAAGGAAAAGAAGTAAAGCCAGGAGATATAATTTCTTTTGTAAAAATTCAAGGCTCTTTAGGTGTAAAACCAGTACAATTAGCAAGACTTGATGAAATAGATATAGAAAAATATATTGGACATATACAATCTACTTTTGAACAAGTTTTAGATGCACTTGGAATAGAATTTGATGAAATAATTGGTTCAAAAAAATTAGAATTCTTTACTAACTAG